The Equus caballus isolate H_3958 breed thoroughbred chromosome 30, TB-T2T, whole genome shotgun sequence DNA segment TGATATGAAGCTGCTGAAGCCTGAAAGATACAAACTTTCCCAATAGATTAAAGAGACATGGACTGAAAAGTAATAGAAGAAGGATAATCATTGAGGGCCCCAAGAAAGGAAAGAACCACGTGAGGCAAGGGAGGGCTCGCTCGTATATTTCTTATTGTGTCACAGGAGCAGATACAATTTAGCTACTCTCACTTAAAATATTCTCCACAggctggcctgtggccaagtgcttaacttcatgctctcctttggcagcccagggttttgcaggttcagatcccgggtgtggacctagcaccgctcatcaagccatgctgaggcggcatcacacatagcagaaccagaaggacccacaactagaatatacaatgaagtactgaggagctttggggagaagaaaaagaaaagattctccACCCTGGACATTCAGAGGGACATATACCCTCAGTCCTGAAAAGGATGCTAAATAGCAAGGCTATCACGCTCAGGAAGTACGAGTGCTCTAATAATTTTTGAATGCACTTtcagtgacattttaaaaattcttttgattGGCCCGCGCGGGTGCCGCTCCCCGCCCAGCCGGCCATCGGCCCCGCGGGCCTGGTCCGGCGGATGCGCGGCGGCAGCTGGCCGGCTGGGAGAGCTGTTTTGGGAAAGAAGAAACATGGAAAGTGGTGCAGTTCTGCTGGAATCCAAATCCTCACCCTTTAACCTTCTGCATGAAATGCATCAACTCCGTCTTCTCGGTCACCTGTGTGACGTGACTGTCAGTGTGGAGTACCAGGGTGTCCGCGAAGAATTCATGGCCCATAAGGTGGTGCTGGCAGCCACCAGCAAGTTTTTTAAGGAAATGTTCCTTAACGAGAAGACTGTGGATGGCACTAGGACTAATGTCTACTTAAACGAAGTGCAAGTTGTCGACTTTGCTTCGTTCCTTGAGTTTGTCTACACTGCAAAGGTACAGGTGGAAGAAGATCGGGTGCAGCGAATGCTGGAAATGGCTGAAAAGCTGAAATGTTTGGACTTATCAGAAACTTGTTTTCAATTAAAGAAACAGATGTTGGAGTCGGTGCTTTTGGAGTTGCAGAGTTTCTCAGAGTCTCAGGAGGTGGAAGGGAGCAGTGGTGCCCAAGTCACTGTGGCTCCTGGCCCCCGGGCAAGTGCAGCTCTGGATGGTCCTGTCGCCAGCAGCCTTGCGGattccccaaatcccccggtGGCGAGAATTAACAATGGCATGCTGTCAGATATGCCCTTGAGGAAGTCCAAGGAGAAAccagacaagaaaaaagatgTAGTTAAGCCTCCCTACCCTAAACTCAGAAGAGCTAGTGGAAGGCTGGCCGGAAGAAAGGTCTTTGTGGAGATCCCTAAAAAGAAATACACGAGAAGACTCCGAGAGCAGCAGAAAAGTCCCGAGGCCGACATGAGGGACTACAGGGGTCCCCAAGTCCCCAGTCCAGAGGCGGTGGGCACAGAGCTGGACCCAATTACAAAAAACGAGGATGGCActgctggggtggaggtggaggaggggctgcagaAAGCAGGGCGGGGCGatgaggaggacgaggaggaccaggaggcagagaagaggaagagcaaCTTTAAGTGCACTATCTGCGAGAAAGCCTTTCTGTATGAGAAGAGCTTCCTGAAGCACGTCAGGCTCCACCATGGGGTGGCCACCGAGGTGGTTCACCGCTGTGACACCTGCGGCCAGACCTTCGCCAACCGCTGCAACCTGAAGAGCCACCAGCGCCACGTGCACAGCAGCGAGCGCCACTTCCCGTGCGACCTGTGCGGGAAGAAGTTCAAAAGGAAGAAGGACGTCAAGCGGCACGTGGTGCAGGTGCACGAGGGTGGGGGCGAGCGGCACCAGTGCCAGCAGTGCGGCAAGGGCCTGAGCTCCAAGACGGCCCTGCGGCTGCACGAGCGGACGCACACGGGCCACAAGCCCTACGGCTGCACCGAGTGCGAGGCCAAGTTCTCGCAGCCCTCGGCTCTGAAGACCCACATGAGAATTCATACAGGGGAAAAACCTTTTGTCTGTGATGAATGTGGTGCAAGATTCACTCAGAACCACATGCTGATTTATCATAAAAGGTGTCACACAGGTGAAAGACCTTTTATGTGTGAAACATGTGGCAAGAGTTTTGCTTCTAAGGAGTATTTGAAACATCACAATAGAATCCATACTGGATCCAAACCCTTTAAATGTGAAGTTTGTCTCAGGACTTTTGCCCAGCGGAACTCACTTTACCAGCACATTAAAGTCCACACAGGGGAACGTCCCTATTGTTGCGACCAGTGTGGTAAGCAGTTCACCCAGCTCAACGCTCTCCAGCGCCACCATCGCAtccacacaggagagaagccGTTCATGTGCAATGCTTGTGGACGGACGTTTACTGATAAGTCTACTCTCCGGCGGCACACCTCAATACATGATAAGAATACTCCATGGAAGTCTTTCCTTGTTATTGTAGATGGCTCACCCAAGAATGATGAAGGGCACAAGACTGAACAGCCTGATGAAGAATATGTGTCATCCAAACTTTCAGATAAACTGCTGTCTTTTGCAGAAAACGGCCATTTTCACAACCTGGCCACGGTCCAAGACAGCGTGTCTGCCGTGCAGGAGAACAGTTCTGCAGACACGGCCTGCAAGTCACatgattccatggtgtcccaGGACGCTCTGCTGGCCACCACCATCAGTGAGCTTAGTGAGCTGACTCCGCAGACAGACTCGATGCCCGCACAGCTTCACTCTTTGACCAACATGGAATAAGAGCTTGGAGTTACCTGCCAAGCAGGTCTCatcctgtgtctgtgtgtgtgctaAGTGTACACAAGATCACGTCAGGGGCTAAGACAAAGAACTGTCTCTGGGCAAAGCAGTGGGCAAGAATGGCTTCAGCAGGTTTCCCTGAATTTTTGCTAACTTGCACGTCTTTAAAGCTTTCTCTTAAAAACCCTGATCTGCATGACTTCAGCTACACTTTATCAACAAACAAGGCAGTTAACATAACCTCACTTAATTCTGGTGTAGGTTGTATGTGTTAATCATTCTAATGCTTGATTGTCTTGATGTTTATGAAGTGTAAACAACTGCTTAACTTTATAGTACAGAGCATTGATCCAGCTCATGAAATTGTCTCCCTGGTGTCTTAGGCTGCCTTATATTTCCATGTGTGTTTATTTGTGATactttcaaagtatttttctaCAAAGCTGAAATAAAACCAGGGCCATGTATTTTCAGCTGTTTCTTTCCTGTTGAAGCAAATCAGATTTGCTCTGGGGACCCTCGAATGGTACTGAAGGAATGGATAATTGCATTCATTCCCTTCCACCCCCGTTTGTAGGCGCTAAAAAGGAATGACAAATTGAACACTTGTGAAATAGCTTAGTATAATGTCTACTTACAGCACATATGCAGCTAGGAAATTTAtcacaaaataacatttttttggtgaggaagattggtcctgagtaacatctgtgccagccttcctcttttgtatgtgggaccctgccacagcatgggtggatgagtggtttgtaggtccactcccagaatctgaacccgtgaaccccaggctactgaagctgagggtgcgaacttaaccactacaccattgggctggtcccacaaaataactttttttttttttttttaaagattttgtttttctccccaaagccccccggtacatagttgtgtatttcgttgtgggtccttctggttgtggcgtgtgggacgctgcctcagcgtggtctgatgagcggtgccatgtccgtgcccaggattcgaaccgacgaggcactgggccgcctgcagcggagcgtgcgaacttgaccactcggccacggggccagccccaaaataactttttttttgaggaagattagccctgagctaacatctgtacccatcttcctctactttatatgtgggatgcctaccagagcatggcctgataaatggtgtgcaggtccgcacccgggatccgaaccagtgaacactggaccgctgaagcagaatgtgggaacttaaccgctgcaccaccgggccagccctccacaaaataacttgaaatGAAATGTGGCTGTTCAGTTCCATTCTGGAAAGTCTGATTAGGTAAAAGCTGTCCTACCAAAGATTATAGCAGCAAACAGTGTAGTAGTTTTTGCAAAGAGGTGTGAAAAATGAAGCAAGGGGCTTTAGAACACCTGAAACATCAGTACAGTCATTTTATTCATGAGTAGCAATGAGATGATTGTGGCAAATCTTAGAACACAGAGTATTAGTATTTTTGCTAGGTTTTCCTGACttaatttctgtaatttttagaAACCCAGAATTTGTCATTTTCCACATCAAGAGCTTGAAACAGACAAGTAATTGTCAGACATTTGTTTCCTTGGAAGCCTGTGAGAATACAGCAGAGGGGAGTGAAAGCCTTGGTACCTTCATCTGTGATGATACTTTCAAAGTACAGAACCACTAACTGTCTTAAATGCTCCTTTGGCTGTCTCATTCTGGCCTTTTGCTCGAAACGAATTTGCAACGACAAGACAATTCTGTATTTGCTAACCCTGACTCTTCCAGTGGCTTGGGTGTATTGCCGCAATGCAAAGTGCTTTGGCTCACATATAGCCCTAAACGTGTTACCTTAAAAAGAGAACCTTGAAGGAGGAGAGTTCTTGTGTTCACTAGTTTTTcctatgttttaatttattaaactTGCTGtgaaaactttcattttctaaGAGAAAGTTACTTTCTCGGTAAGTTCCAGGATGAAGATACAGCTGCACTATGCCAGAAACTATGAGGGAAGGAAACTTTCTTCCTGAGTGCTTATTTTGTTCTAACTTGTGACATGGGAAAGTGAATACTAAAGCCGCTCTGAGGTGTCTTAGGTGCTGATCACACTTCACACGTACTCTTGAAGGTAGCAGTATTGAATTACTTCAAATTCAATTATGACAACACATCCTGGTTGTGTTTACAGAACAAAACAGTAGTGACTATCACACAACCATTTTATTCTTGGTGAGAGAATGAGCCTGCCTAGCTGAGGTACTGTTTCAAGGAATAAAGTCATCCCAATGAGAAGGAATTTAAATAACAGATTATTTTGTTACCTACTGGAATAATTTTTGTCTTGAATTTGTTTCTTTAGAAGTTCTATAATAAATTGTTTAACgtgttaataaatgtttgctttgtaaaagtaaaaaaaaaaaaaaaaaaaaattcttttgattaTAATAGGAGCATCTCTCCTTGGCTGACCAACCTACTATTTGAAGAACATGTTAAATCCTGTGCCAATAACTCTTTTAACCATCTTACAGCAAACCAATGATATAAATAGGAGTTCCTTAAAACTCCAAACTTTGGGGTCCACAATCTTTGGGAATACCAGTCGACAATATATTCAGGCACCATTCCCTTCTCCAGGCTTGCCCTTGCAATCATCTGTCTGTGCTGTGTGGTCAGATTAGGGAATCAACtaatttctcatattttcctttgttaattAAGCTGAGATTTGTCCTACTGATAAACACGTGAAAGCCAATAGATATCCTGGACTGTCTGGAATTATTTCAGGGTGGAAAAAGTGATAAATCATTACCATTCCCACCCCAACCTGTGGCCAATGGCTTATATTTTTCTAGGGTTTTTTCCCCTGGGAAAAAATGGGGATTttcttcaaattatatttttaagccAAAGAATTACCCCTCCTTCCCTTCATGAAAACCTGATAAAAAGGGAGCTGTGGTTTAAGTATAAACATTGGCCagacatggagacagaaaaagtaATAGAGGTTagcagaggctggagggtgggggcagaggggttTGGGGTGATTAAAAAAGTTATGGAAAAGTACTTTCACAATGTACAacgttgtgaatgtacttaatgcctctGAATTAGACACTTAAAGAtgattaagatgataaattttgttatgaatattttaccacatataaaaaaaaattgaggggtCAGCCCAATGGCACAGTAgctaagttcgcacattctgctttggcggcccggggttcgctggttcagatcccaggtgcagacatggcaccgcttggcaagtcatgctgtggtaggtgtcccacatataaagtagaggaagatgggcatggatgttagctcagggccagtcttcctcagcaaaaagaggaggattggcagcagatgttagctcagggctaatcttcctcaaaaaaaaaaaaaaaattgaatagagCCTCAAAGAAAGGTGGGACACCATTAAGCTCATCAACATATATGTAATGGGAAtacaagaaggagaggagagagaggaataggaaaacatttcaaagaaaaaaatagttgaaaactacctaaatttgatgaaaaaccttattctacacatccaagaagcttgaAGGACTACAAGCAGGTTGCACATAAAACAAAGATGTCCATACGCAGACATGTCATGATAAAAATgctgaaagaggaggaaaaagatcctgaaagagcaagagaaaaatggtTCATCACATACAAAGAGACCCCAAAGGATTAACAGCTGACTCATCAGAAACAGTGAAGGCCaggaggcagtgggatgacatattcaaagtgctaggGGGAAAAaccctgtcaaccaagaatcttatatccagaaaaactatctttcaaaaatgaaagcaaagtgAAGTCACTTCTagataaaaactgagagaattttttGCTCAAAGAGCCACTTGATAAGAAGTACTAAAGGAATTTTTTCAGGCTGAGAGCAAGTGACCCCAGAGTGTAACTTGAGTCCacatgaagaaatgaagagcTGCAGTAAAGATACTTAAgtaattataaaagaataaatgcttatttcttctactttcttctcttacctgatttaaaaaacacttttataaagcaatatatatatatatatatatatatatatatatatatatatatatatataattgcatGATTGGGCCTATAGGagatagaaatgtaaaatatttgataataacAGCCCAAAACATGTGATGGGAGCAAACTGCCTTGGAGTAAGGAAGTGACAGCAGATGGTAACTCAAATCCACAGGAACAAATGAGGAGAActagaaatggtaaataaagaGGCCTGTAAAACAAACTCTAGATATACTTTCTCTCCTCTCAGTTTCTTTATGAGGCATacaattatataaagtaataattatagcAGCATATTTTTAGATTTGTAATATATATAGAAGTAATATGTTTAACAATAATAGCATGTaatggaggaaaaggaaatagatcTATATGGGAGTAACATTTCTCTGTCTCATGGGTGGAATTAAGTTagaataaatttgaaatattctGATAAGTTAAAATGTTTATGGAAagccctagagcaaccactatGAACATGACCAAAACatatagtgaaaaaaatcattaaagaaattaatgcTTTATgcaagaaaatattcacttaatgcaaaagaaagcagtaaaagaggaatagagggaaaaaagacatgagacatatgaaaaacaaaaagtaaaatagcaATTGTAAATGCAGCTGTATCAATAATAACACTAAATGTGAATGGgttaaacaatccaatcaaaaggcagagattgacaggctagataaaaaaataagatccaactatatgGTGACTACCAGGGAAACACTTCAGATTCAGAGATACAAATAACTTGAAAGTAGAAGAATGGCATAAAAAGATATGTCATGCAAACAGCAACTACAAGAAAGCTGGTGTGATTTTACTAATATCAGAcacaatagactttaaaacaataagaatgttactagagataaagagggacattttgggtgctggccccatggccaagtagttaagttagCATGCTTCGCTGGGTTTTGCtcgtttggatcctgagcatggacatggcactgttcatcaagccatgctgaagcggtgtcccacatgccataactagaaagacccacaactaaaaaaaatatatacaactatgtgctgaggggctttcgggagaaaaaggaaaaattaaatcttaaaaaaaaagaggggcattttataatcataaaagggTTATTCCATTAGGATAGGCACCCAagaacagagccccaaaatatatgaagcaaaattGATAGAATTGGAGCAACATGGCGGTgtgagctcacccgggactctctcccctcccaattacaaccaaaaagagcaactgctttccaaccaaaaaaaaaaaaatcctaataacagaagtcgtcagagacccacagcagccaaatgacagagggcggagaggctggatcCGTCCTCGGAGGAGcaggaatggggtaagagagaactttgctccctcccctagagactgggatcgctgccgcgggtgcgggaaggagcgggggaggggccacacaTCCAGagatcgtccaggactcccaccacccatgcagtggaaaccctctaatggggaAAGCTTTCTTgtgggggaaccccagcaagccagggccctgggagaccagagagcgagagctgatCTGAGTCCAGGTCGGCGAaggaaagaaagtgcccctcctccctgaaCCTGCGCTGTGCACTGCCATTGAGCTGAAGGCAGACGGCTCAGGATGCTCAGCTCTCAACCCcaatctagtggcgacaggctgtaactgcaaccaaataatagcatTATGCACAAAAAcctctcctctaccatccagcaatttataaaagctccagtccaaaaggaaaacaacaaaaacacagaattatgtcctgaggacttggaaataggttaactaagtgaaaatgagttcagaatagCTACCATCAAAacactcaatgaggtaaagggaaatatagagaaacaagtcaacgagttctggagttacttcacaaaagagattgaaactataaagaagaatcaatcagaaataccagagctgaaaaatacaatggatcagataaaacagaatatggactccctgaatgctcgtgtagacaccatagaggagcaaattagcataatcgaagatagacaggctgaatggctccagacagaggaagaaagagaactaagaattaaaaaaactgaagaaaatctcagagaaatagctgactcagtgagaaaatgcaacttaagaataatcggaattcctgagggcgtggaaaaggaaaatggagcagaaagtgtgctcaaagaaataatagaagagaaattcccaaatctagggattgagagaggaatgtgtgtggaggaagctttcagatctcctagatttgtcaatgtaaaaagacctactgcaaggtatatagtagtaaaaatggcaaaaatgaatgacaaagaaagaatactcagggcagcaaggcagaagaaaataacctgcaaaggaactcctatcagactttcagcagatttctctacagaaaccttacaaactaggagagattggagtgacatattcaaaactttaaaggataaaaatcttcagccaagaatactctatccagcaaaaatatccttcagatacgagggagaaattaaatcttttacaGACAAACGAAAGCTAAGGGATTTCGtagtcacaagacctccactacaagaaatcctcaagtaggctctcatacctgaaataagaaaaaaagggagaaaggggtcacaaaacacagagtagggagacagatagaatctgaataggatagcaaatattcaactatagcattaggataaagggaagtaaatcaccaaagcaaagacaatcttatcactctaaccacaaactcacagcagaagttggaataagagatgaaaataataatttaggatgggaggaggaaagggactgaaacagtctaggctaagtaagtaagagaccaccagaaaatggactgtgttatacacgagattctgaatacaaacttcagggtagccactaaacgaAAAGACAGACCAGagataaaaaacataaataaggaaaaatctaagaaacccagcataagaaattgcagaagtcaatgggttggctaaaacacacagggcgagaaacaagggaaacacaggaaaactggaaaatgagcaacagaatgacagcattaagccctcatacatcaatactcaccctcaatgtaaacagattgaactctccaataaaaagacatagaatggcaaaatagattaaagaacaagatccaacaatttgttgcctccaggaaacacacttcagctccaaggacaaacacaggctcagagtgaaggggtggaagacaatactccaaacagcaaacaaaagaaagcaggtgttgcaatacttatatcagacaaaacaaacttcaagataaggcaggtaaagagagacatagagggccaatatataatgatcaaagggacacttcatcaagaagaaataacacttataaatatctatgcacccaacacaggagcaccaaagttcataaagcaactattaacaaacctaaaaagaagaatcaaaaataacacaatggtagtaggggacctcaacaccccactcacatcaatggacagatcgtccagacagaaaatcaacaaagaaacagtggagctaaatgaaaagctaaaacaattgggcttaatagacatatatagaacaccccatcccaaaacagcagaatacacgttcttctcaagcatgcatggaacattctcaaggataaaccatatgttgagaaacaaggcaaacctctacaaatttgaaaaaattgaaataataacaagcatcttctctgatcataatgctgtaaagccagaaattaattacaagaaaaaagctgagaaaggcacaaggatgtgaagactaaacaatatgctattgaacaagcaatggatcattgaagaaattaaagaagaaataaaaaaatacctggagacaaatgaaaatgatagcatgccataccaactcatttgggatacagcaaaagctgtattaagaggaaaattcatcgcaatacaggcacatcttaacaaacaagaaaaatcccagataagcaatcttaaactacacctaaatgaattagagaaagaagaacaaacaaagcccaaagtcagcagaaggagagaaataataaaaatcagagcagaaataaaagctattgaaacaaaaaaggcagtagaaaggatcaatgaaacaaagagctgtttctttgagaagataaataaaattgacaaacccctagccagacatacaaagaaaaaaagagagaaagctcaaataaacaaaatcagaaatgaaagaggagaaataacaacagactctgcagaaatacaatggattataagagaatactacaaaaaactatatgccagcaaaatggataacctagaggaaatggataaattcttggactcctacagtctcccaaagcttagtcaagaagaagcagacaatttgaacagaccaatcacagggaaagagattgaaacagccatcaaaagcatcccaaagaataaaaccccaggaccagatggctttcctgtggaattctaccaaactttcagagaggatttaatacctatctttttcaagctattccaaaaaattagggaggatggaacacttcctaacacattctacgaggccaacatcacgctgataccaaagcctgaaaaGTACAgaacgaaaaaggagaactacaggccaatatcgctgatgaacatagatgcaaaaattctcaacaaaagtttggcaacctgaattcagcaattcatcaaaagggtCATACAtcaagatcaagtgggattcataccagggacacagggatggttcaacatccacaagtcaatcaacgtgatacaccacatcaacaaactgaggaataaaaaccacatgatcatctcaatagatgcagagaaagcatttgacaagatcccacagccatttatgataaaaactctgaacaaaatggggatagaagggaactacctcaacataataaaggccatatatgacaaacccacagccaacatcatactcaatgggcaaaaactgagtgccatccccctgagaacaggaacaagacaaggatgccctctatcaccactcttatttaacatagtactggaggttttggccagagcaattaggcaagagaaaggaataaaaggaatccaaatggggagggaagaagtgaaactcgctgtttgcagacgacatgatcttatatatagaaaaccccaaagaatccattggaaaacttttagaagtaatcaacaactacagcaaagttgcagggtataaaatcaacttacataaatcagtagcatttctatactctaataatgaactaacagaaaaagaactcaagaacacaatactattcacaatcgcaacaaaaagaataaaataccttggggtgaatttaactaaggaaatgaaaaacttatacaatgaaaattacaagacctttctgaaagaaatggatgacaacataaagagatggaaagacattccatgtacttagattggaagaataaacatagctaaaatgtgtattctacctaaagcaagctacagattcaatgctatcccaatcagaatcccaatgacattctttacagaaatagaacaaagaatcctaaaattcatatggggcaacaaaagaccccgaattgctaaagcaatcctgagaaaaaagaacacagctggaggcatcacaatccctgacttcaaaatgtactacaaagctacagtaatcaaaacagcatggtgctggtacaaaaacaggtgcacagatcaatggaacagaattgaaagcccagaaataaaaccacacatctatggacagctaatctttgacaaaggagctgagggcatacaatggagaaaagaaagtcttttcaacaaatggtgctgggaaaactggaaagccacatgtaaaagaatgaaaattgaccattctttttcaccattcaccaaaataaactcaaaatggatcaaagacctaaaggtgagacctgaaaccataaggcttctggaagaaaacgtaggcagtacactctttgacatcagtattaaaaggatcttttcggacaccatgccttctcagagaagggaaacaatagaaagaataaacaaatgggacttcatcagactaaagagcttcttcaaggcaaatgaaaacaggattgaaacaaaaaaac contains these protein-coding regions:
- the LOC138921594 gene encoding GDNF-inducible zinc finger protein 1 isoform X2 gives rise to the protein MESGAVLLESKSSPFNLLHEMHQLRLLGHLCDVTVSVEYQGVREEFMAHKVVLAATSKFFKEMFLNEKTVDGTRTNVYLNEVQVVDFASFLEFVYTAKVQVEEDRVQRMLEMAEKLKCLDLSETCFQLKKQMLESVLLELQSFSESQEVEGSSGAQVTVAPGPRASAALDGPVASSLADSPNPPVARINNGMLSDMPLRKSKEKPDKKKDVVKPPYPKLRRASGRLAGRKVFVEIPKKKYTRRLREQQKSPEADMRDYRGPQVPSPEAVGTELDPITKNEDGTAGVEVEEGLQKAGRGDEEDEEDQEAEKRKSNFKCTICEKAFLYEKSFLKHVRLHHGVATEVVHRCDTCGQTFANRCNLKSHQRHVHSSERHFPCDLCGKKFKRKKDVKRHVVQVHEGGGERHQCQQCGKGLSSKTALRLHERTHTGHKPYGCTECEAKFSQPSALKTHMRIHTGEKPFVCDECGARFTQNHMLIYHKRCHTGERPFMCETCGKSFASKEYLKHHNRIHTGSKPFKCEVCLRTFAQRNSLYQHIKVHTGERPYCCDQCGKQFTQLNALQRHHRIHTGEKPFMCNACGRTFTDKSTLRRHTSMAHPRMMKGTRLNSLMKNMCHPNFQINCCLLQKTAIFTTWPRSKTACLPCRRTVLQTRPASHMIPWCPRTLCWPPPSVSLVS
- the LOC138921594 gene encoding GDNF-inducible zinc finger protein 1 isoform X1, which encodes MESGAVLLESKSSPFNLLHEMHQLRLLGHLCDVTVSVEYQGVREEFMAHKVVLAATSKFFKEMFLNEKTVDGTRTNVYLNEVQVVDFASFLEFVYTAKVQVEEDRVQRMLEMAEKLKCLDLSETCFQLKKQMLESVLLELQSFSESQEVEGSSGAQVTVAPGPRASAALDGPVASSLADSPNPPVARINNGMLSDMPLRKSKEKPDKKKDVVKPPYPKLRRASGRLAGRKVFVEIPKKKYTRRLREQQKSPEADMRDYRGPQVPSPEAVGTELDPITKNEDGTAGVEVEEGLQKAGRGDEEDEEDQEAEKRKSNFKCTICEKAFLYEKSFLKHVRLHHGVATEVVHRCDTCGQTFANRCNLKSHQRHVHSSERHFPCDLCGKKFKRKKDVKRHVVQVHEGGGERHQCQQCGKGLSSKTALRLHERTHTGHKPYGCTECEAKFSQPSALKTHMRIHTGEKPFVCDECGARFTQNHMLIYHKRCHTGERPFMCETCGKSFASKEYLKHHNRIHTGSKPFKCEVCLRTFAQRNSLYQHIKVHTGERPYCCDQCGKQFTQLNALQRHHRIHTGEKPFMCNACGRTFTDKSTLRRHTSIHDKNTPWKSFLVIVDGSPKNDEGHKTEQPDEEYVSSKLSDKLLSFAENGHFHNLATVQDSVSAVQENSSADTACKSHDSMVSQDALLATTISELSELTPQTDSMPAQLHSLTNME